The Microbacterium amylolyticum genome includes the window TCTTGAGCACCTCCGCGGCACTGCGCTGGGCTTCCGGAACCTGACCCACTACATCGCCCGATCGCTACTCGAGGCCGGCGGATTCAGACCCCAGCTACACGCTCAAATGCGATGAGCCGCATAACCCCGGTCGCCAAACCGACGAGCACGAACATCATGAGCCTGCGGTTGCGAAGAAATTCCCCCGTCGATGACATTGCGTGTTACGCTTCCGAGGTACGTGGGGCGACGGTCTGGGCTGGCACGGTGCTGTTCTCAGTCTCTCTTCGAGAGGGTTGAGAGTGCGGTGAGCGCGGTCACATCAATGATCGTGATCCGCCCCTGTTCCTGTTGTGAGATCACCCCGGTGTCGGTGAGTTTGCGAAGTTGCCGACTGAGGGACTCTGGTGTCGTGGACAGGAGCGAAGCGATGTCCTTCTTTGCGAGCGGCAGCGTCACGCCGATGGCTCCTCGCGGCCCTGGCGTCGCAGGGAGCGAGAGCAGGTAATCGGCGAGACGAGAGCTCACGTTTCCCGAGATGACAGAAGCCAGCCGCGCCTCAGTATCATCTAGCCGTTGACTCACTTCTTGCAGCATGCGCAGCCCGATGCTCGGATGTTTCTCGACGAGACGCCCAAGATCGGCATGACGAAACACACACAGTTCGGTATTCACGAGCGCTTCTGCTGCGTGATCGGGTCTCGTGCCGGTGAGAAACGCGGATTCTCCGATGAAGTCGCCCGGACCGAGGACCCGGATCACCTGCTCGTGCCCAGCCGCACTTGTGCGAGCGATCTTCACCTGACCGGTGTGCACCACCATCAACTGCGACATATCCGAGCCTGCTGTATACGCCTGCTCGACAGCGTCTAATCGGACGGTACGTGCAAAACCCGCAACTTCCACTTGCTGCGCAGGCGTGAGCCCTTGAAACAGTGGTACACGGGCCACGCAGAGATCATTTGCTGGATCAGCATCCACATCGGTTGAAACAGCCAACGGCATCCTTCCCTTCCCTTCTAATATGGCGACTCGTGGCACAACACACGCGCTTCAGCTGAAGCCAGGGGTGGCGCGTGCAGTGATGTACGCGTGTGGCGTCCTCGGGTTCGAGCGCTGCCCGATCACCTCGAACCCGGCGTGGGTGAGGGCTTCGACCATTTTGTTCATCGGCCACCCGGTTTATTGAGGTCACAGGATCAGACGTCCGTGCTGCTGTGAATACGGCGTCCGTCGGTGCCTCAGGCCGTTGAGTCATGGTTCGATGATCACTTTGCCGGCAGTGTGCCCGGCCTCCACCATGGCGACGGCCTCCGCAGCCCGATCGAGACTGTACCGGTCCGTCACCTGCGGATCGACGAGACCGTACTGGGCGACGCCGGTGACCTTCTCGAGCCCTTCACGCGTGCGCACCACCGCTACGCCACCGAGTTGCTGCACGGTGGTCGGGTCTGCGGTACTGATGATGACGCTCGGGTCTTTGGCGACGACCGCGAGATCACGAAGCGCCTGCCCACCGACCAGGTCGATGAGCACATCAACACCCTCCGGCGCGATGGCACGCACCCGGTCAGCCGCACCCTCTCCGGAGGCAACGAACGTCGCACCGGTCGACTCCACCAGTTCCTGCTTCGCTGCACTGGCCACACCGATGACCGTGAACTTGTGCACATTGCCGATCTGCGCCGCCATCAGCCCGACCCCACCTCCGGCGCCAAGAATCAGCATCGTCTGACCAGGTTCCAGCTCGATCTGATGCGTCACGTCATACGCAGTCGCCCCTGCGACAGGCAGTGCTGCAGCGTCAGCAAAGGAAAGCTCTTCGGGCTTCTGGACGGTTTGTGCCGCATCCAACACCGTGTGCTTCGCGAACGTTCCCTGTCCTTTGGCCGCGAGGCCGAGCACCATGTCACCGACAGCGAAGTTCTCGACCTCTGCTCCTACGGCGGTGACGACACCGGAGGCCTCTCGCCCCATCGGTGCGGGAAGCGGCCAGTGGGAGCCCATCTGCCCCGCACGGATCTTCCAGTCAGCAGGGTTCACCCCGGCCGCTTTCACTTCGATCGCGAGCTCTCCAGGCCCAGGCGCCGGAGCGGGGCGTTCAACGAGTTCCTGCGCCTCGGGGCCGCCATAGGCGGCGAAGACCAGCGCTTTCGACATTATTGACTTCTCCTCGTTCTCCAGGTGAGTGACACTTACGTGGTTGCCTGTGGCGGAGCGTCTTCACCCGAAGCCTCTGCCGCATCAGCGAGTTCCTTCGTGGCATACTCCGCGTCAATTGCGTGCTCCGGAGGTGAATAGACGGTGTAGAGCACCAAAGGCTCATCGCCAGTGTTGCGGAAGTTGCGGCGAGTACCGGCCGGGACAGCGCACAGGTCGCCAGCATCAACGGTATGCGTCTCGCCGTCAAGGTCGGCCTCTCCGCTGCCCGACACAAAACTCAGCAACTGGTCGGTGGTGTCATGCACCTCGTCGCCGATCTCCCCGCCCACCGGAATCGTCATCGCAACGAGTTGGGAATGCTTTCCCGTCCAGAGCACCTGACGAAAATTCGTGTTTGCTTTCGCGACCTCGTCGATGATGAAGTGCGTCGCCTTCTCGCCGACGCTGAACTGGTTCTCACTCATGTGTGTGGTCCTTTCTTAAGATGGAAGTTCGGATGAACTCTGGGCCGTGGCTGGTTCGACCGGGCGGCCTGTTTCATGTGCGGCTCGGGCGCGTTCACTCCTCGACAACGCAGTGGCTCCTTGGGTGTTGCGCAGCAGGCGCATCGCGTTGAGGATTACGATGAGCACCGATCCCTCGTGCACGAGCATGCCGATAGCCATCGTGACACCCCCTGCGAAGACCCCGACGACCAGCACGACAACGGTGATGAGCGCGATCCAGATGTTCTGACGCATGACGTTCACGGTGCGTTTGGCGAGGCTGATTGCTTCGGGCAGTTTCAAGAGGTTGTCGCCCATCAGGGCAATGTCTGCCGTCTCCACGGCCACCGCTGAGCCCGCTGCACCCATGGCAACACCAATGTCGGCGGTCGCGAGGGCCGGGGCGTCGTTCACGCCGTCGCCCACCATCGCGACCGTGTGCCCCTCGCGCTGCAACCGCGCGACAGCGTCGAGCTTGTCGTCGGGTAGCAACGAAGCATGGATCTCATCGATACCGACCGCCTCACCGATGGCTTCGGCGACAAGGCGCGTATCTCCGGTGAGCATAACCACCTTCTGCACCCCGCCAGCGTGCAAGCGCCTGATCATCTCGGGGGCATCCTCGCGGATCGTATCTGCGACACCGATTACGCCAAGCACGCTCTCATCGACCGCGACAATCATCGGGGTCTTGCCTGCCGCCGCCAGTTTGTTCGTAGCCACAGCCGCCCCCGCGTCGTTCACGATCCCGTACTGTTCGAGCAGCGGCACGTTACCGATGAGTACCCGCTTGCCGTGAGCGTCGGCCACGATCCCCTTGCCCACGACCGGTGTGACCGATCCCGGAAGGCCCTCGGGGGCCACTCCTTCTTCTCGTGCGGTGTCGAGGATCGGGCGGGCAAGTGGGTGCTCAGACCCTGCTTCTGCGGCGGCTGCCCAGCGAAGCACCTCGCGCCGATCCGCTTCAGGATTGAGCACAACGATGTCGGTGAGTACCGGGCGGCCCTCGGTGAGAGTCCCCGTCTTATCGACTGCGACGGCCGAGATCTTGGCCGAGGTTTCGAGGTACTCGCCGCCCTTGATGAGAATCCCGTTGCGGGCCGAGCGGCCGATTCCCGCTACGATCGCCACGGGAATCGAGATGACGAGCGCGCCCGGGCAACCGATCACGAGCAACGTGAGGCCGAGCACTACGTCACCAGAGATGAGGCCCGCCGCAAGCGCGAGGACCATCACCGCTGGCGTGTACCACTTCGAGAATCGGTCGATGAATGCCTGCGTTTTCGCTTTCGCATCCTGCGCTTCTTCGACACGGTGAATGATGCGCGCGAGCGTCGTGTCGGCTCCGATGCCGGTCGCCATGACCTGTAGGAATCCGCCCCGCGAGATCGTGCCCGCAAACACGTGATCTGACTTCGTCTTTTCGACAGGGATCGACTCACCCGTGATCGATGCCTCGTCGATCGCTCCGGTGCCTGACACGACCTGCCCGTCGACGGGAACTTTCGCTCCGTTCTTTACGAGCACGATCTCGCCCATGCGCACCTGATGTGCGGCGATCTCGACCTGCTCACCGTCGCGCATCACGACTGCAACGTCGGGGGCCACCGCGACCAACTCAGCGAGCGCTGCACGGGTCTTGTTCATCGTGCCGGCTTCGAGTGCGTGACCGATCGCGAAGAGGAACGTCACGGCGGCAGCTTCCCAGAAGTTGCCGATGAGTGTCGCGCCGATCGCTGCAATCGATACGAGCAGGTCGATACTGATGAACTTTACGAGCAGTGCCCGGACGGCCTTCACGACGATTCCGTACCCCGCGACAATTGCTGCGGCGAGCATGAACGCGTTCGCAAGGGTAAACACATGACCAGAACCGTGGGCGTGTTCGCCAGCGTCGATCCACCATTGCGGACCGACCGTGACGTTCCAGCTGCCGCCGAAGAGCTTTTCGACGCCGAACGACACGAGAATGAGGAGGCCCGAGACAACGGGAATGAACCAGTTGCCATACCGCCACTTACGGAACGCGTTCACGAATGTGCCGCCTTTCGAATAGGTGAACTTAGTGCGTTAGGAGCCGTTTGGCTAGAACGCGGAGGCCTTCGACTTATAGCCGGCCTTATCGACAGCAGCAATGAGATCGTCGACGGAACTTCTTGTCTCATCGTGGTCGATCTCAACGCGACCCGAGGCGAAGTGCACCGTCACGTTCTCGACGCCATCGAGCTTGCCGACCTGCTTCTCGATCTTGGTCACGCACGACGGGCACGAGAAACCTTCGGCGCGCAGCAGAGTGTGGGTGGTGTCAGTAGCGTTCGCCATGATGAGTCCTTTCGCTTTACCCCGATACGGGGATCGACCAGGAGGTTCCTGGCCTTCACGACGCAGACTATTGTGTTGACAGAGCCTCAGCCTTGACCTAGATCAAGTCGTGCTCGGAGCTCCTCTCTGTGGCTCACCAGCTACTTGGGTGCCGTGAGTCGCTTCTTGGTTGATCTGCTGGGCGCCATGAAGGTCTACAAGACCGAACTGATCCGTCAGCAAGGCCCTGGCGGACGGTCGAGCAGGTCGAGCTTGCGACCCTCGAATACGTGTGGTGGTGGAACCATGAGCGGCTCCACGGGGAACTCGATATGCGGCTCTTCGGACATTCGGTGGGGGTCATGGGGTGAGGCCGCCGGCGGCGAGGAGCATGCGGAGCCTGTAGTTCTCGCGGTTGCGGTAGCCGCGGGCGAGGCGGCGGTGGAGTTCGATGATGCCGTTGATGGCCTCTGTGCCGCCGTTCGATGACCTCCCGGTGGTGAAGTAGGCCAGGAACGCTTCCTGCCAACGGCGCAGCGTCCGGCCCAGGCGACGAAGACCTCGTCGTGGGTGGGGTCGGCCTCGATCGCCGCGACCAGGCGGGCCTGCTGCTTCTCGGTCAGGTTCTCCGCGCCGGCGCGGAGGATGGTCTGGATCCCGTAGAGCGGATCACCTTTCCGGCCGCGGTGCCCGAGGGTATCCTGCTGGACCCCGCGGCGCTCACCCGGCGAGCCTCAACCCCCACCGGATGTCCGAAGAGCCGGTTTTCGCACCGTCGCCCTATAGCGACGTGCTTGATTCGCGCACGACGAGTTCGGGCTCGAACTCGATCTGCTGCGGCGGAAGCGTCGTGTCTTCGGCGAGCTGGGCGAGAAGGTCGAGGGCGGTGGACCCGATCAGGTGTGCGGGCTGCCGCACGGATGTGAGGGGAACGACCGTGGACTGCGCGAACGCGATGTCGTCGTAGCCGACGAGGGCGATGTCTTCGGGAACGCGGATGTCGTCCAGCATCACGAGCGCTTGCATCACGCCGACGGCGACGAGGTCGTTGGCGGCGAAGATCGCGTCCGGTCTTTCGTGCGGCGGGCGTTCGGTGATCGATCGGGCGGCCTCGCGTCCGGCGAGAACCGTGAGCTGATCGGTGGCGATGGTTTCGAGCGTGGCACCGGGCACCTCGGTAACGGCCCTGCGCGCTCCGTCGCAGCGGTCGGCGATCTGACGAAGCGACGCCTGGCCCCCGATGAAGGCGATTCTGCGGCGTCCGCCCTCGAGCAGATGTTGTGTGGCGATGTACCCTCCGCGAACATCGTCGACCGCAACGGACGAGAACGTGGAACCGGGCGCGGAGCGGTCGACGAGGACCACGGGAATGCCGTGATCGCGCAGGCGCTGGGCGTGGCTGAGATCTTCTGAGCTGGGGGAGAGAAGAACACCGCGCACGCGTTGTTCTTCGAACAGCGCCAAATAGGTGTTCTCGCGATCGCGCCGTTCGTCACTGTTTCCCAGCAGAACCGACAGTCCGTGCGTCGTCGCGGCGTCCTCCGCCCCGCGGGCGACCGTGGTGAAGAAGGGGTTCCCAGCGTCGAGCACGACGAGTCCGACGGAGGCGCTGCGACCGGCACGCAGCTGCCTGGCCGCGTCGTTGCGGACGTAGCCGAGATCAACGATCGCCTGCCGGACGCGTTCGACGGTTCCGTCTGCCACTGTGGTGGGGCGATTGAGCACATTGGAGACCGTGCCGACGGAGACACCTGCTCGAACGGCGACGTCGCGGATGCTCACGGCCATCAGATCCTCCTGAGGTTGCAAAGTAGCTTTGATCGTTCCATAATGAAACGATTCACATTGGGAGGTGCGTCGATGACGACAAGCGGTTCACCGCAGCGGGTGCTCTTTCGCCTGCGCGTGAAGCCAGAGATGTTGGACGAGTACCTGCGCCGGCACGATCCGGTCTGGCCGGAGATGCTCGCGGAGATCGCCGCATCGGGCCGCAGGAACTACTCGATCTTCCACATCGGAGGGGGCGAACTGATCGGCGTCTACGAAACGGACGACGACGCCGCATCGCAGCGCTACCTCGCGTCCAGTGACATCGCCGCCAGATGGGAAGCCGAGATGGCGCCCTTCTTCGTCGCACAGACCGGGCGCGCCGACCAGAACGCCGAGACGTTCCCCGAAATCTTCCACCTCGACAGCCAGCTGCGTGCCGCCAACGGCGGCGGCGCGCACACGTAGAAAGGCGCGCACATGAGCACGCTCACCCCGAACATCCTCGCCGAGCTCGAAAAGCAG containing:
- a CDS encoding L-rhamnose mutarotase; the protein is MTTSGSPQRVLFRLRVKPEMLDEYLRRHDPVWPEMLAEIAASGRRNYSIFHIGGGELIGVYETDDDAASQRYLASSDIAARWEAEMAPFFVAQTGRADQNAETFPEIFHLDSQLRAANGGGAHT
- a CDS encoding heavy metal translocating P-type ATPase, whose protein sequence is MNAFRKWRYGNWFIPVVSGLLILVSFGVEKLFGGSWNVTVGPQWWIDAGEHAHGSGHVFTLANAFMLAAAIVAGYGIVVKAVRALLVKFISIDLLVSIAAIGATLIGNFWEAAAVTFLFAIGHALEAGTMNKTRAALAELVAVAPDVAVVMRDGEQVEIAAHQVRMGEIVLVKNGAKVPVDGQVVSGTGAIDEASITGESIPVEKTKSDHVFAGTISRGGFLQVMATGIGADTTLARIIHRVEEAQDAKAKTQAFIDRFSKWYTPAVMVLALAAGLISGDVVLGLTLLVIGCPGALVISIPVAIVAGIGRSARNGILIKGGEYLETSAKISAVAVDKTGTLTEGRPVLTDIVVLNPEADRREVLRWAAAAEAGSEHPLARPILDTAREEGVAPEGLPGSVTPVVGKGIVADAHGKRVLIGNVPLLEQYGIVNDAGAAVATNKLAAAGKTPMIVAVDESVLGVIGVADTIREDAPEMIRRLHAGGVQKVVMLTGDTRLVAEAIGEAVGIDEIHASLLPDDKLDAVARLQREGHTVAMVGDGVNDAPALATADIGVAMGAAGSAVAVETADIALMGDNLLKLPEAISLAKRTVNVMRQNIWIALITVVVLVVGVFAGGVTMAIGMLVHEGSVLIVILNAMRLLRNTQGATALSRSERARAAHETGRPVEPATAQSSSELPS
- a CDS encoding Crp/Fnr family transcriptional regulator, translating into MPLAVSTDVDADPANDLCVARVPLFQGLTPAQQVEVAGFARTVRLDAVEQAYTAGSDMSQLMVVHTGQVKIARTSAAGHEQVIRVLGPGDFIGESAFLTGTRPDHAAEALVNTELCVFRHADLGRLVEKHPSIGLRMLQEVSQRLDDTEARLASVISGNVSSRLADYLLSLPATPGPRGAIGVTLPLAKKDIASLLSTTPESLSRQLRKLTDTGVISQQEQGRITIIDVTALTALSTLSKRD
- a CDS encoding cupin domain-containing protein: MSENQFSVGEKATHFIIDEVAKANTNFRQVLWTGKHSQLVAMTIPVGGEIGDEVHDTTDQLLSFVSGSGEADLDGETHTVDAGDLCAVPAGTRRNFRNTGDEPLVLYTVYSPPEHAIDAEYATKELADAAEASGEDAPPQATT
- a CDS encoding NADP-dependent oxidoreductase — encoded protein: MSKALVFAAYGGPEAQELVERPAPAPGPGELAIEVKAAGVNPADWKIRAGQMGSHWPLPAPMGREASGVVTAVGAEVENFAVGDMVLGLAAKGQGTFAKHTVLDAAQTVQKPEELSFADAAALPVAGATAYDVTHQIELEPGQTMLILGAGGGVGLMAAQIGNVHKFTVIGVASAAKQELVESTGATFVASGEGAADRVRAIAPEGVDVLIDLVGGQALRDLAVVAKDPSVIISTADPTTVQQLGGVAVVRTREGLEKVTGVAQYGLVDPQVTDRYSLDRAAEAVAMVEAGHTAGKVIIEP
- a CDS encoding heavy-metal-associated domain-containing protein; its protein translation is MANATDTTHTLLRAEGFSCPSCVTKIEKQVGKLDGVENVTVHFASGRVEIDHDETRSSVDDLIAAVDKAGYKSKASAF
- a CDS encoding LacI family DNA-binding transcriptional regulator, with amino-acid sequence MAVSIRDVAVRAGVSVGTVSNVLNRPTTVADGTVERVRQAIVDLGYVRNDAARQLRAGRSASVGLVVLDAGNPFFTTVARGAEDAATTHGLSVLLGNSDERRDRENTYLALFEEQRVRGVLLSPSSEDLSHAQRLRDHGIPVVLVDRSAPGSTFSSVAVDDVRGGYIATQHLLEGGRRRIAFIGGQASLRQIADRCDGARRAVTEVPGATLETIATDQLTVLAGREAARSITERPPHERPDAIFAANDLVAVGVMQALVMLDDIRVPEDIALVGYDDIAFAQSTVVPLTSVRQPAHLIGSTALDLLAQLAEDTTLPPQQIEFEPELVVRESSTSL